Proteins from a genomic interval of Hydrogenophaga sp. PAMC20947:
- the pyrC gene encoding dihydroorotase yields MNTSAAPSTLTLTRPDDWHLHLRDGEALRTVVPHTAAQFARAIVMPNLRPPVTTAALAIAYRERILAAVPTGMDFEPLMTLYLTDNLPADEIARARDVGVVAAKLYPAGATTNSDAGVTDIRKTYKTLEAMQRAGMLLLVHGEVTSPDIDLFDREAVFIEQQLQPLRRDFPELKIVMEHITTKEAAQYVAESDSFLGATITVHHLLYNRNAIFTGGIRPHYYCLPVLKRETHRLALVAAAISGSPKFFLGTDSAPHPAHLKEHASGCAGCYTAHAAIEMYAEAFDNAGALDKLEGFASFFGADFYGLPRNTAQVTLKRESWTPPESFAFGEAQLKPLRSGEALPWRLVA; encoded by the coding sequence ATGAACACCTCCGCCGCTCCCTCGACCCTCACCCTGACCCGTCCGGACGACTGGCACCTGCACCTGCGAGACGGCGAAGCCTTGCGCACCGTGGTGCCCCACACGGCGGCGCAGTTCGCACGCGCCATCGTGATGCCCAACCTCAGGCCACCCGTGACGACGGCGGCCTTGGCCATAGCCTACCGGGAGCGCATCCTGGCCGCCGTGCCCACCGGCATGGACTTCGAGCCTTTGATGACGCTCTACCTCACCGACAACCTGCCCGCCGATGAAATCGCGCGTGCCCGGGATGTCGGTGTGGTCGCGGCCAAGCTGTACCCTGCGGGGGCCACCACCAACAGCGACGCCGGGGTGACCGACATTCGCAAGACCTACAAGACACTGGAGGCCATGCAGCGTGCGGGCATGTTGCTCCTGGTGCACGGCGAAGTCACCAGCCCGGATATCGATCTGTTCGACCGCGAAGCGGTGTTCATCGAGCAGCAGTTGCAGCCCTTGCGCCGGGATTTCCCCGAGCTCAAGATCGTGATGGAGCACATCACCACGAAAGAGGCGGCGCAGTACGTGGCCGAGTCCGACAGTTTCCTGGGTGCAACCATCACCGTCCACCATCTGCTCTACAACCGCAACGCCATCTTCACCGGTGGCATCCGGCCGCATTACTACTGCCTGCCGGTGCTCAAGCGCGAAACCCACCGCCTGGCGCTGGTGGCCGCCGCCATCAGCGGCAGCCCCAAGTTTTTTCTCGGCACCGACAGTGCCCCCCACCCGGCCCACCTCAAGGAGCACGCCAGCGGTTGCGCCGGCTGCTACACGGCCCACGCCGCCATCGAGATGTACGCCGAGGCGTTCGACAACGCTGGCGCCCTGGACAAGCTCGAAGGCTTTGCCAGCTTCTTCGGCGCCGATTTTTACGGGCTGCCGCGGAACACCGCGCAGGTGACCCTCAAGCGCGAAAGCTGGACGCCGCCCGAGAGCTTTGCCTTCGGCGAGGCCCAGCTCAAGCCATTGCGCTCAGGCGAAGCACTGCCGTGGCGTCTGGTGGCCTGA
- a CDS encoding DUF3025 domain-containing protein: MAPVAADGVAVRAACEQGHPLGDALTDRAAAVPGSPAATLRFVSQSDLPVGMAYEQHIFDTGRVPTREGLHDFFNGLCWIRFPATKRRLNQLQAGEINSAGGVGQLRGPVRDALTLFDENAALLQAPDALWQALLQREWQRLFVELRPLWAQARLVLVGHALMEKLVSPYKSITAHVYRATVPLELGADLAAWDTWVAGQLDPVNLATKPFTPLPVLGVPGWWAANEDAGFYDDASVFRAPRV, from the coding sequence TTGGCGCCGGTAGCGGCCGATGGCGTGGCGGTTCGTGCTGCCTGCGAGCAGGGTCACCCGCTGGGCGACGCGCTGACCGACCGCGCCGCGGCAGTACCCGGGAGCCCAGCGGCAACGCTGCGGTTTGTGTCCCAGTCCGATCTGCCCGTGGGCATGGCCTACGAGCAGCACATTTTTGACACCGGGCGTGTGCCCACCCGCGAAGGCCTGCACGACTTTTTCAATGGCCTGTGCTGGATACGCTTCCCGGCCACCAAGCGCCGGCTCAACCAGTTGCAAGCGGGTGAAATCAACAGCGCCGGGGGTGTGGGGCAACTGCGGGGGCCGGTTCGCGATGCCCTGACGCTGTTTGATGAAAATGCCGCGCTGCTGCAAGCGCCCGATGCGCTGTGGCAAGCCCTGCTGCAGCGCGAATGGCAGCGATTGTTTGTGGAACTTCGACCACTGTGGGCGCAGGCCAGGCTGGTGTTGGTGGGGCATGCGCTGATGGAAAAGCTTGTGTCACCCTACAAGAGCATCACCGCCCATGTGTACCGGGCCACCGTGCCGCTCGAGCTGGGTGCCGACCTGGCTGCCTGGGACACGTGGGTTGCCGGCCAACTGGACCCCGTCAATTTGGCCACCAAGCCGTTCACGCCCCTGCCTGTTCTGGGGGTGCCGGGCTGGTGGGCGGCCAATGAGGATGCCGGGTTTTACGATGACGCTTCGGTATTTAGAGCGCCTCGTGTGTAA
- the htpX gene encoding protease HtpX produces the protein MKRILLFVMTNFAVMAVLLVTTRILGVDRFLTANGLNMTALAGFSLVIGFGGAIISLLISKPMAKFSTGARVITQPQTADEAWIVQTVQRFAEKAGIGMPEVAIYEGAPNAFATGAFKNSALVAVSTGLLQSMTKEEVEAVIGHEVAHVANGDMVTMALIQGVMNTFVVFLSRVIGYAVDSFLRRGSDSNSGPGIGYMITTIVMDIVLGFLAAMIVAWFSRQREFRADAGAANYMGRKQPMINALARLGGLTPGQLPKTMQAMGIAGGLGKLFSTHPPMEERIAALQKL, from the coding sequence ATGAAACGCATCTTGTTGTTTGTCATGACCAACTTCGCCGTGATGGCGGTGTTGCTGGTCACCACCCGCATCCTGGGGGTGGACCGTTTTCTCACCGCCAACGGGCTGAACATGACGGCGCTGGCCGGGTTCTCGCTTGTGATCGGTTTTGGTGGAGCGATCATCTCCTTGCTGATCAGCAAGCCCATGGCCAAGTTCAGCACCGGCGCACGCGTGATCACCCAGCCGCAGACCGCCGACGAGGCCTGGATCGTGCAGACCGTTCAGCGCTTTGCCGAGAAGGCCGGCATTGGCATGCCCGAAGTGGCCATTTACGAAGGCGCGCCCAACGCTTTTGCCACCGGTGCGTTCAAAAATTCGGCTCTTGTGGCAGTGTCCACCGGATTGCTTCAGAGCATGACCAAAGAAGAAGTCGAGGCCGTGATCGGCCACGAGGTGGCCCACGTGGCCAACGGCGACATGGTCACCATGGCGCTGATCCAGGGCGTGATGAACACCTTTGTGGTGTTCCTCAGCCGGGTCATCGGCTACGCGGTGGACAGCTTCCTGCGCCGGGGCAGCGACAGCAATTCGGGACCGGGCATCGGCTACATGATCACGACTATCGTGATGGACATCGTGCTGGGCTTCCTGGCGGCCATGATCGTGGCCTGGTTCAGCCGCCAGCGCGAATTCCGGGCCGATGCCGGTGCCGCCAACTACATGGGCCGCAAGCAGCCGATGATCAACGCGTTGGCCCGGTTGGGCGGCCTCACCCCCGGGCAGTTGCCGAAGACCATGCAGGCCATGGGCATTGCCGGTGGCCTGGGCAAACTGTTCTCCACCCATCCACCCATGGAAGAGCGCATCGCCGCGCTTCAAAAACTGTAA
- a CDS encoding FAD-dependent protein: protein MIRLSELKLALADVPTEHRRAADAPTETRADREPPPHPTEALIQLAASALGLEQQAIKHLQVFKRSFDARKADLLAVYIVDITLADPALEAALLAQFENNPHIQPTPDMAWRAPGHAPAGWPAEASERPVVIGLGPCGLFAALALAQMGLKPIVLERGKPVRERTKDTWGLWRHHKLNPESNVQYGEGGAGLFSDGKLYSQIKDPRFLGRKVMNEFVDAGAPREILYQAHPHIGTFKLVKVVEAMREKIIALGGEIRFQQQVVGFKLTATGESESEGQHQLTALQVKHLDTGETTELPTQRAVLALGHSSRDTFALLFDAGVFLEAKPFSVGFRIEHPQSVIDRARWGRHAGHPLLGAADYKLVHHAKNGRAVYSFCMCPGGTVVAATSEPGRVVTNGMSQYSRNERNANAGMVVGVEPPDFPLQFPQDTPLWVAAFGETAGARYAVQAEAHIAQGQIHPLAGIVLQRQLEARAYTLGGDTYEAPGQLVGDFIAGLPSTALADVEPSYKPGVKLVDLASALPAYAIEAMREALPVFGQKIKGYDMPGAVLTGVETRTSAPLRITRGANLQSLNTRGLYPAGEGAGYAGGILSAGVDGLKVAEALAQDIPGVSSTP, encoded by the coding sequence ATGATCCGCCTCTCCGAACTCAAACTGGCCCTGGCAGACGTGCCCACCGAGCACCGCCGTGCCGCCGATGCGCCCACCGAAACCCGGGCCGACCGGGAGCCGCCGCCCCACCCCACAGAAGCGCTGATCCAGCTGGCGGCCAGCGCCTTGGGCCTGGAGCAGCAAGCCATCAAGCACCTGCAAGTATTCAAACGGAGTTTTGATGCCCGCAAGGCAGATCTGCTGGCGGTCTACATCGTGGACATCACCCTGGCCGATCCGGCGCTCGAAGCCGCGCTGCTGGCCCAGTTTGAAAACAACCCCCACATCCAGCCCACACCCGACATGGCCTGGCGTGCGCCCGGCCATGCGCCCGCGGGCTGGCCCGCAGAGGCTTCAGAGCGCCCGGTGGTGATCGGCCTGGGGCCTTGTGGCCTTTTCGCCGCCCTGGCCCTGGCGCAAATGGGGCTGAAGCCCATCGTGCTGGAGCGCGGCAAGCCGGTGCGCGAGCGCACCAAAGACACCTGGGGCCTGTGGCGCCACCACAAACTCAATCCGGAGAGCAACGTGCAATACGGCGAAGGCGGTGCCGGGCTGTTTTCCGACGGCAAGCTCTACAGCCAGATCAAGGATCCACGCTTTCTGGGCCGCAAGGTCATGAACGAGTTTGTGGACGCGGGCGCCCCCCGGGAAATCCTTTACCAGGCACACCCGCACATCGGCACCTTCAAGCTGGTGAAGGTGGTTGAGGCCATGCGCGAGAAGATCATCGCGCTGGGGGGTGAGATCCGGTTTCAACAACAGGTGGTGGGGTTCAAACTGACAGCCACAGGCGAAAGCGAAAGCGAAGGCCAACACCAGCTCACCGCTTTGCAGGTCAAGCACCTGGACACCGGCGAAACCACGGAGCTGCCCACCCAGCGCGCCGTGCTGGCGCTCGGCCACAGCTCGCGCGACACCTTTGCCCTGCTGTTTGATGCGGGCGTGTTCCTGGAGGCCAAGCCGTTCTCGGTGGGCTTTCGCATCGAGCACCCCCAGAGCGTGATCGACCGCGCCCGCTGGGGGCGCCATGCCGGCCACCCCTTGCTGGGTGCGGCCGACTACAAACTGGTGCACCACGCGAAGAACGGCCGCGCGGTCTACAGCTTTTGCATGTGCCCGGGTGGCACGGTTGTGGCGGCGACCAGTGAGCCTGGCCGCGTGGTCACCAACGGCATGAGCCAGTATTCGCGCAACGAGCGCAACGCCAACGCAGGCATGGTGGTGGGCGTCGAGCCGCCCGACTTTCCCCTGCAATTTCCGCAAGACACCCCACTGTGGGTGGCCGCGTTTGGCGAGACCGCTGGCGCGCGCTACGCGGTGCAGGCCGAGGCCCATATAGCCCAGGGGCAGATCCATCCACTGGCGGGCATCGTCTTGCAGCGCCAGCTGGAAGCCCGGGCCTACACGCTGGGCGGCGACACCTACGAGGCGCCGGGCCAACTGGTGGGCGATTTCATCGCAGGCCTGCCTTCAACCGCCCTTGCCGACGTGGAGCCCTCTTACAAACCCGGCGTGAAACTGGTGGATCTCGCGTCTGCCCTGCCCGCCTACGCCATCGAGGCCATGCGCGAGGCCTTGCCGGTGTTCGGCCAAAAGATCAAAGGCTACGACATGCCCGGGGCCGTGCTCACCGGCGTGGAAACCCGCACCTCGGCGCCCTTGCGCATCACCCGCGGCGCCAACCTTCAGAGCCTCAACACCCGGGGCCTTTATCCGGCCGGCGAAGGCGCGGGCTACGCCGGCGGCATCTTGTCGGCCGGCGTCGACGGCCTGAAGGTGGCCGAAGCGCTGGCCCAGGACATACCCGGCGTGTCTTCCACTCCCTGA
- a CDS encoding DUF2239 family protein — MPTETHNPTIPSCTAFLGTTRAAFGGYPEVAGQLSALRLDQGGGLLVFDDATGQLVDYPWPDGYVPAQPGVVSVETDEDVRPAATPATVGRPRLGVVAREVTLLPRHWEWLSGQRGGASAALRRLVEDARRTYAEQDAQRQAKERAYRFMSAIAGALPGFEEASRALFAHDPGAFAERIQDWPADVRAHLDWLARRAFPQL, encoded by the coding sequence ATGCCTACGGAAACACACAACCCAACAATCCCCTCCTGCACCGCTTTTCTTGGAACCACACGGGCCGCTTTTGGCGGCTATCCCGAGGTCGCCGGGCAGTTGTCGGCGCTTCGGCTGGACCAGGGCGGCGGCCTGCTGGTCTTTGACGACGCAACCGGTCAGCTGGTGGACTACCCTTGGCCCGATGGCTACGTGCCAGCGCAGCCCGGCGTGGTTTCGGTCGAGACCGATGAAGATGTCCGCCCTGCCGCCACGCCCGCCACCGTGGGTCGTCCAAGGTTGGGCGTTGTGGCCCGGGAAGTGACCCTGCTGCCGCGGCACTGGGAATGGCTGTCCGGGCAGCGGGGTGGCGCGTCCGCCGCCTTGCGCCGACTGGTAGAAGATGCGCGTAGAACCTACGCCGAGCAAGACGCCCAGCGCCAGGCCAAAGAGCGCGCTTACCGTTTCATGAGCGCCATTGCGGGAGCTTTGCCTGGTTTTGAAGAGGCTTCCCGCGCACTGTTTGCCCACGACCCCGGGGCTTTTGCCGAGCGCATTCAGGACTGGCCCGCCGATGTGCGCGCGCATCTGGACTGGCTGGCTCGAAGGGCATTTCCCCAGCTGTGA
- a CDS encoding MATE family efflux transporter — MNPTPTPAATLPAAQPPVRALWKIYLLFLAPMVLSNLLQSLSGTLNGIYIGQMLGTHALAAVSGMFPIVFFFISLVIGLGAGASVLIGQAWGAKQPEKVKAIAGTALAVGILIGLTGAVVGGVFAREALVALGTPADVLDDATGYARMMMLLMPLLLTFILFTQLLRGVSDTVSPLLALLMSTTVGLALTPALIKGWLGLPPLGIQSAALAGFVSTSVALTFLAVRLRRRAHVLAPNAALFATLRLDRVILAKVMRIGLPTGVQMVVISISELVILALVNRHGSEATAAYGAVTQVVNYVQFPALSIAITASILGAQAIGAGALDRVRSILRTGLALNAIITGSLILIGYALSHWLLGLFITQPAVRLQAEQLLHIMLWSLLLFGFQAVVGGIMRASGVVLVPVAISIGCIVLVQVPAAYALNAQYGLEGVWMAFPITYAAMLAFQTAYYKLVWKYKKIERLV; from the coding sequence ATGAACCCGACACCGACACCCGCCGCCACCCTTCCAGCGGCCCAGCCCCCTGTGCGCGCTTTGTGGAAAATCTACCTGTTGTTCCTCGCGCCCATGGTGCTGTCCAACCTGCTGCAAAGCCTGTCGGGCACCCTCAACGGCATCTACATTGGGCAAATGCTGGGTACCCACGCATTGGCCGCGGTGTCGGGCATGTTCCCCATCGTGTTCTTTTTTATCTCGCTGGTGATCGGGTTGGGCGCAGGCGCTTCCGTGTTGATCGGCCAGGCCTGGGGGGCAAAACAGCCTGAAAAAGTCAAGGCCATCGCGGGCACCGCCCTGGCGGTGGGTATCTTGATTGGATTGACGGGGGCGGTTGTGGGCGGTGTGTTTGCCCGCGAGGCGCTGGTGGCGCTGGGAACGCCTGCCGATGTGCTGGACGACGCCACGGGCTATGCCCGCATGATGATGCTGCTCATGCCGCTGCTGCTGACTTTCATTTTGTTCACCCAGCTGCTGCGCGGTGTCAGTGACACGGTGTCTCCGCTGTTGGCGCTGCTGATGTCGACCACGGTGGGCTTGGCGCTCACGCCGGCGTTGATCAAGGGCTGGCTGGGCCTTCCGCCTCTGGGCATCCAGAGCGCGGCATTGGCAGGCTTTGTCTCCACCAGCGTCGCGCTGACTTTCCTGGCGGTCCGGTTGCGTCGCCGCGCCCATGTGCTCGCACCCAACGCGGCGTTGTTCGCCACGTTGCGGCTGGACCGCGTGATCCTGGCCAAGGTGATGCGCATCGGATTGCCGACCGGGGTGCAGATGGTGGTGATCTCGATTTCCGAACTGGTGATCCTCGCCTTGGTCAACCGCCATGGCTCGGAGGCCACGGCGGCCTATGGCGCAGTCACCCAGGTCGTGAACTATGTGCAGTTCCCGGCCCTCTCCATCGCCATCACCGCTTCCATCCTCGGGGCTCAGGCCATTGGTGCAGGCGCGCTGGATCGCGTGCGTTCCATCTTGCGCACCGGGCTGGCCCTCAACGCCATCATCACGGGCTCACTGATCCTGATCGGCTACGCCTTGTCGCACTGGCTGCTGGGCCTGTTCATCACGCAACCCGCAGTCCGCCTGCAAGCCGAGCAGCTGCTGCACATCATGCTGTGGAGCCTGTTGCTGTTTGGCTTTCAGGCCGTGGTGGGCGGCATCATGCGCGCCAGTGGCGTGGTTTTGGTGCCGGTGGCGATATCCATCGGTTGCATCGTGCTGGTGCAGGTGCCAGCGGCCTACGCGCTGAATGCACAGTATGGACTTGAAGGCGTGTGGATGGCCTTTCCCATCACTTACGCCGCCATGCTGGCTTTCCAGACGGCGTACTACAAGCTCGTGTGGAAGTACAAAAAAATTGAGCGACTTGTCTGA
- a CDS encoding metallophosphoesterase family protein, whose product MRIAFVSDIHGNLAALQAIMKDIRRHQPDAVINLGDTLSGPLLPQETAELLRQLDWHHVGGNHERQVLSLPLNRQNQSDAFTSAAIDEDTKAWIGSHANPGDKRLHEGRRWADRLGPDVALCHGSPRSDIEYLLETPVGEVALLATSAEIEERLDSRLGPHITLLACGHTHVPRSVRTPSGLLIVNPGSVGLPAYDDDHPLPQSSYHRIENGSPDARYAMVEKASGQWRCELISVAYDFHSMAEVADRNGRPDWAHALRTGFMPRV is encoded by the coding sequence ATGCGCATCGCTTTCGTCTCTGACATCCACGGCAACCTAGCCGCTTTGCAGGCCATCATGAAAGATATCCGGCGGCACCAGCCGGATGCGGTGATCAACCTGGGCGATACGTTGAGCGGCCCCTTGCTGCCCCAGGAAACCGCCGAGCTGTTGCGTCAGCTCGATTGGCATCACGTCGGCGGCAACCACGAACGGCAGGTTCTGAGCTTGCCACTGAACCGACAAAACCAGTCCGACGCCTTTACCAGCGCTGCCATTGATGAAGATACCAAGGCCTGGATTGGCAGCCATGCCAACCCTGGAGACAAACGCCTTCACGAAGGCCGCAGGTGGGCCGATCGGTTGGGGCCCGACGTGGCGCTGTGCCACGGCAGCCCGCGAAGTGATATCGAATACCTGCTGGAAACGCCTGTGGGTGAGGTGGCGCTGTTGGCCACTTCCGCCGAAATCGAAGAGCGCCTGGACAGCCGCCTGGGACCACACATCACCTTGCTGGCCTGCGGCCACACCCATGTGCCTCGATCGGTGCGCACGCCCAGCGGTCTGCTGATCGTCAATCCGGGCAGCGTGGGTCTGCCGGCCTACGATGACGACCACCCACTGCCGCAATCCAGCTACCACCGGATAGAAAATGGCAGCCCCGATGCGCGCTACGCCATGGTGGAGAAAGCGAGCGGTCAGTGGCGTTGTGAGCTGATCAGCGTGGCCTACGATTTTCATTCGATGGCTGAAGTGGCTGACCGCAATGGGCGACCCGATTGGGCACACGCCCTTCGCACGGGCTTCATGCCACGGGTATGA
- a CDS encoding low affinity iron permease family protein, protein MIYPNSGYSRFAKAAAHFCGRPRVFSLAAAVIVVWLITGPLFGFSDTWQLVINTGTTIITFLMVFLIQNTQNRDTEAIQVKLDELIRATQGAHNALLDLEELEEDNLDAFRAKYQALAAAARVELDKGLVDTGTPEA, encoded by the coding sequence ATGATTTACCCAAACTCCGGCTACTCCCGATTCGCCAAGGCTGCGGCCCATTTTTGCGGACGACCGCGGGTGTTTTCGCTGGCTGCGGCGGTGATCGTGGTGTGGTTGATCACCGGCCCACTCTTTGGCTTCAGCGACACCTGGCAGCTGGTGATCAACACCGGCACCACCATCATCACGTTCCTGATGGTGTTCCTGATCCAGAACACGCAGAACCGCGACACCGAGGCGATTCAGGTGAAGCTGGACGAGTTGATCCGTGCCACCCAGGGCGCGCACAACGCCCTGCTGGATCTGGAAGAGCTGGAAGAGGACAACCTGGACGCGTTTCGCGCCAAGTACCAGGCGCTGGCCGCCGCAGCGCGGGTTGAGCTGGACAAAGGGCTGGTTGACACGGGTACGCCAGAAGCCTGA
- a CDS encoding MBL fold metallo-hydrolase, with the protein MVRSTQLLHPQRAPAAPRPAATVLLLRDSPQGIEVLMTRRSTTASFAPGAYVFPGGGIDAADAQAHGLSTRRDTQSDLHLTQAIAAIRESFEELGILLARRADGSHASAEDIAALDRQAPFAPQCAARGLTLAGAEVFVLAHWITDRDLPRRFDVPFLIARMPEEQEPEADESEQFEPLWIRPAEALTRHEAGHFFIIFPTIRTLDRLKAHDTVESVLNTCAASEEPLFTSCPRAGLLNGAESRHMEHEAPFGELALVSPDGQINHELGWQTERPVPLLKNAVRLTAPNPGFMTGPGTNSYLIGDPTTGYIAIDPGPAEPEHIERLWRAAGGDIRFIVCTHSHADHSPGAPLLQALCANKPPILGLPSAATARANSHFIPERCLADNERLALKNTSGETQHTLRVVHTPGHAANHLCLVLEEDGLLISGDHILNGSTTVIDPPDGHMGNYLDSLDKLAALCDEHHIDFILPAHGYVLGDLRLSPDNRSAPLEGGAKAAVQHLKAHRLAREAKVARAMQAVPHGTMDDWVKLAYDDVPDRLWPVAKRSMLAHVERLQSLSGFNL; encoded by the coding sequence ATGGTCCGCTCTACCCAACTGCTCCACCCCCAGCGTGCGCCTGCCGCGCCGCGCCCCGCCGCCACCGTCCTGCTGCTGCGCGACAGCCCGCAAGGCATTGAAGTGCTGATGACGCGCCGTTCGACAACAGCCAGTTTCGCGCCCGGTGCCTACGTGTTCCCCGGCGGCGGCATCGACGCCGCCGACGCACAGGCCCACGGGCTGTCGACGCGCCGGGACACCCAGAGCGATCTGCATCTGACACAGGCCATTGCGGCGATCCGTGAGAGCTTCGAAGAGCTGGGCATATTGCTGGCCCGGCGGGCCGATGGTTCCCATGCCAGCGCCGAAGACATCGCTGCGCTGGATCGCCAGGCGCCTTTCGCCCCCCAATGTGCGGCCCGCGGCCTCACGCTGGCCGGCGCCGAGGTGTTCGTGCTCGCCCACTGGATCACGGATCGCGATCTGCCGCGGCGCTTTGACGTGCCGTTTCTGATCGCCCGCATGCCCGAAGAGCAGGAGCCCGAAGCCGACGAGTCTGAGCAGTTTGAACCTCTGTGGATACGGCCCGCTGAAGCCTTGACGCGCCACGAAGCTGGCCATTTTTTCATCATCTTCCCGACCATCCGGACGCTGGACCGCTTGAAGGCCCACGACACCGTTGAATCGGTGTTGAATACTTGCGCAGCCAGCGAAGAGCCCCTGTTCACCAGCTGCCCCCGCGCCGGGCTCCTGAACGGCGCCGAATCGCGCCACATGGAACACGAAGCCCCTTTTGGTGAACTCGCGCTGGTCAGCCCCGATGGCCAGATCAACCACGAGCTGGGCTGGCAGACCGAGCGCCCCGTGCCGCTGCTCAAAAACGCGGTGCGCCTGACCGCGCCCAACCCCGGGTTCATGACCGGCCCCGGCACCAACAGCTACCTGATCGGCGACCCGACCACAGGCTACATCGCCATTGACCCTGGCCCGGCCGAGCCTGAACACATCGAGCGCCTGTGGCGCGCCGCTGGAGGCGACATCCGTTTCATTGTTTGCACGCATTCACACGCTGACCACTCGCCCGGCGCACCCCTCTTGCAGGCGCTTTGCGCCAACAAGCCCCCCATACTGGGCTTGCCCAGTGCCGCCACCGCGCGTGCGAACAGCCATTTCATCCCAGAACGCTGCTTGGCCGACAACGAACGCCTCGCGCTCAAAAATACCTCCGGTGAAACGCAACACACCCTGCGTGTGGTCCACACGCCCGGACATGCGGCCAACCACCTGTGTCTGGTGTTGGAGGAAGATGGATTGCTGATTTCTGGCGACCACATTCTTAACGGCAGCACCACGGTGATCGACCCACCGGATGGTCACATGGGCAATTACCTGGATTCCCTGGACAAGCTCGCCGCACTTTGCGACGAACACCACATCGATTTCATCTTGCCAGCCCATGGCTATGTGCTGGGCGACCTCCGCCTCAGCCCCGACAACCGCTCCGCCCCCCTGGAGGGTGGTGCCAAAGCCGCCGTCCAACATCTCAAGGCCCACCGCCTGGCCCGCGAAGCCAAAGTGGCGCGCGCGATGCAAGCCGTGCCACACGGCACCATGGACGACTGGGTGAAACTGGCCTACGACGACGTGCCCGACCGGCTCTGGCCCGTGGCCAAGCGCTCGATGCTGGCCCACGTGGAACGCCTCCAGAGCCTGAGCGGCTTCAACCTCTGA
- the dapF gene encoding diaminopimelate epimerase — protein MHIRFTKMQGAGNDFVVLDETRGPLGLSHAQYRWIADRHFGVGADQILSVRPSPAEGLDFEYVIHNADGGEVEHCGNGARCFVRYVHEKKLTERNPVRVKVKNGELSLQMDGDGRVTVDMGPPVFAPDRVPFDATGLDPQAMGNFDRWPLDLPDVGEILLSVVSMGNPHTVLLVGDVDTAPVLQWGPVLESHPRFPARVNVGFLQVVNRGTVRLRVFERGAGETLACGTGACAAVVAGIRLGLLDAKVDVHTQGGVLTIEWQDGPGHNAPVFLTGPATTVFEGSIDVPDLA, from the coding sequence ATGCACATCCGCTTCACCAAAATGCAAGGCGCAGGCAACGACTTTGTCGTGCTGGACGAAACGCGCGGGCCGCTCGGGCTGTCCCATGCGCAATACCGCTGGATCGCCGACCGCCACTTCGGCGTGGGCGCCGACCAGATTCTCAGCGTGCGTCCATCCCCCGCGGAAGGCCTGGATTTTGAATACGTGATCCACAACGCCGACGGCGGTGAGGTCGAGCACTGCGGGAATGGCGCGCGGTGTTTTGTGCGCTACGTGCACGAGAAAAAACTCACCGAACGCAACCCGGTTCGGGTGAAAGTGAAAAATGGCGAGTTGTCGCTGCAGATGGATGGTGATGGCCGTGTGACCGTCGACATGGGTCCGCCGGTGTTTGCGCCTGACCGAGTGCCGTTCGATGCAACTGGGCTGGACCCTCAGGCCATGGGGAACTTCGATCGTTGGCCTCTGGATCTGCCCGATGTCGGTGAGATCCTGCTGTCGGTCGTGTCCATGGGCAATCCCCACACCGTCTTGCTGGTGGGGGATGTAGACACCGCCCCGGTCTTGCAATGGGGTCCGGTGCTTGAATCCCACCCCCGGTTTCCTGCGCGGGTGAATGTCGGTTTCCTGCAGGTGGTGAACCGGGGGACAGTGCGTTTGCGGGTGTTTGAGCGGGGAGCGGGCGAAACCCTGGCCTGCGGGACGGGCGCCTGTGCGGCCGTGGTTGCCGGGATCCGGCTCGGGCTGCTGGATGCGAAGGTCGACGTGCACACCCAGGGTGGTGTGCTCACCATTGAATGGCAGGACGGTCCTGGGCACAACGCCCCGGTGTTCCTGACCGGGCCGGCCACCACGGTGTTCGAGGGCTCAATCGACGTGCCCGATCTCGCCTGA